The sequence ATAGATCCAATGGAACTGCAGCTTTGTCTAAGACTTTCATGGCGACATTTTCGCCGTTGATCGTCGGACAGGTGCTCATCCTTAGATTGACTCGGTCATCACCAAACCGGACCGTGATCACACCGTCTTGCGGCAACTTCCGTTCTTCCACGTTCATCTGTGCAAGAATCTTCAGTCGGTTGGTGACGTTTTGAACTAAAGCGACGGGAGGAGGCGAGATCTCAGTCAAGACGCCATCGATCCGCAATCGAACACGACAGGACGTCTCGTAGCACTCCAGATGAATATCCGTCGCCGCAAGCGACAGGGCTTGTTCAAACAATCCGTTGACATAGCCGATGATTCGTCCGTCTCGGCCAGGCGGTGGTGATTGATCAAGATGCAGAACTTCGCTTTCGGCAACCGCGACGTCATCTTCCTCATCACACTCGTCGTCATCGATCTCTTCGAAATCCATATCGCTCATTGCCGGAATCGGATCGGTCCACTCCGCACCCTGATAAAGCACGTTGAGCAACCGTTCGACGACCGTCAGGGGAGCGAACATGGGGCGCATCTGGCGTCCGGTCAACAAGCGAACCTCATCCGCCAACAGCAATGAATCTGGAGCAAATACCGCGACCTCTAAAATGCTTCCATCATCGTTTAGTGGCGCAACGAGATGATCACGGCATAGGCGATAGGGCAATATTGATGCGATCGAAGGATCAATTGGCGGAGCGGCATTGATCGGAGGATCGAACAGCGGAACTAAATAGTGCTCCGAGTAGCAGCTCGCGATTTGAGTTTCCGAAGCTAAGCCACACCGGATGATCGATTCTTCGACAGTGCAATTATCTTTGCCTACCGACTGCCAAAGATCTTCCAAGCGTTCAGGATCCAAGCGATCAAGCCGATCGAGCAACTGAATAATCAGAGGGTGACGCTGGCTGCTCGCGGTTGCTGTGGAAGAAGAGTTAACAGCTTTCATGATTTGGAGTGCCCTTTTTCCAAATGTTCGCCTTGTCCGTTTTCTGACTGGACCGTCCACAGTCCCATGTCGTTCGATTCCGATGACCAACCTGCATCGGGCGCGTCCTTGGGATGCGAATCGAACACTTTAAAGCTAGCTCGATTGCCGTCTGCCTGACTTCGCCTTTTCATTTTTGGAACATCATTGATACTCTTCCGTGCCTGGCCGAGTGATATCCCTAAACTTGATGCCTGACGTTTCGATGTCCTCTTGCCGTCACACAGTTGTTTTTCAAGAGGTTGGCTTACAACGAAGAACAAGGCATCGAAAAGAACAGAGAATGCCTGAGGGTTTCCCCGCCTTGCGAAACAAGCCAGCACGGCTCGTCGAGTTCTTGTCTAGTTCTTATCTAGCCCGCGATCGCTGGCCAGACTTTTTGGGTCAGCGTGTAAAAAGAGATGCCGACAAGGACAATGAATCCCGGAACGGCCAGCGTGTTCAACATCCAGCCGTTGCGATACTCACCCATGACAGTTCTTAAATTGCATAGATACAACATGGTACCTGCAATTAGCGGCGATGCGATCACGGTCAGAGCTTGCGCCGCGACAATCGCTGTGAAAGGGCGCACGCCGGTCATCACGACATACATCGCGACCACCATTCCAATCAACAACACTGCCGCAGTCAGTGCTTTGGGAGCCTTTTGATCCGGACGGTCCCCCCAACGAAGTGCGTCGGACAGGATGAAGCCACCGATCATCGAATTAACAATGAACGATGAGAAAGCCGCTGCAAACAGTCCGACACAAAAGATCACTCGCCCCTTCTCTCCAAATAGCGGGACAAGGGCGTCAGCCACTTCACCAACACTTTCCAGCTCGCGATGACGCAACACAGCGGCAGCCGTTGCCATGATCATCGCAGAGATCAACCCCATGATGATCGCTGACAACCCCGCATCGGCGACTCCATCTCGCAAATTTGCTGGCGTCCAACCTTTGAATCGAGCCAAGTATGACTGGTAGTACGCCGCACTAATAACGAACGTCGTTCCGACCAATCCTAGCAGCGGCAATTCCAATTCGATGCCATCAAGTGGCACCAAGCCGCGTGCCACTTCGGTCACACTGGGACGGGCAAATGCAAGGTTGATCGTAAATGCCAACAGCATGATGCCGACGAAACAAGCCATCAAGCGTTCAAGAACTTTGTAAAGGTTCGCGAACCCGAACAGGATCATCAAGACGATGCCGTTTAGAACCAGTGGCCAATAATTCGAATCGAAATACGACGACAACGCCGCTTGCGTTCCCAGGTTATTCCCAAACTGAAATGCTGATGCGATAAAAAAGACCGTCACGCCGATGACGACAGCCACGGCCGGATGGAGATGGTCCCGCACCAATTGGGCGATTGATACGTTGGTAACGGCACCCAACCTCATTCCCATCGTGACATAAGTCATCATCATCCCCACGGCGACCACGATGACCCATAGATTGGAATATCCTGCTTGCGCCCCGACCTTCGAACTGGTCAGAATACTTCCCGGTCCGATGACAACACATGCCGTCACAAGACCCGGTCCGATTCGATTGACCCAAGTTGATTTCGAAGGCGAGGCAACTTCGTTCATCACACCGCTCCCAGACCTGGACCGTCCAAACAACTGGTATCCATCGAGCCATTTCGAACAGCAAAGATACCTGGGAACCTTGAGTCCCAACCTTCATTCGCGACCGGACAGTATTGGCGTGAGTTTGATTCAATCGCCGCGACGCCGGGAATATGAGCTGCCAATCCCGCGGAATGAATCAGTGAAGCCCCTGGACATGTCAGGTCTTGCACACACAAGAACATGCCAAGTTTCTTGATCGCGACGGCCATCAACAACGATTGCGATTGCCCCTTACATGCCTTCAGTGCCGCGCCGGTGTAGCCCATTTCCCGTGCCAGCAACAATGTTTCCAGATCGGTCAAAGATTCATCGATAACGACCGGTTTCAATTCCGCCGCTCGATGCATCTTGTTGTCCGGATAGGCTTTCAGGTCTCGCGCTGTTGGCTGTTCGACATATTGGATTCGATCAAAGCCCAACCGAGAGGACTCTTTGACACGACGCAGCACTTCAATCAAATAATCAACATTGGGACAACGCTCATTGAAATCGAGTGAGTAGTACCATTGACCAACACCTCGTTCGGCCTGAACTTCGGCAGCAATCCGATCAACTTTGACCACCCTTTCGACATCCCATTGAACATCGTCGCCATTGAGCTTGATCTTCATATGAGTCAGCCCGTTGTGGCGAATCCACTGCGGAAGCGTGTCCGGCAAACCGTCACCCGTTGGCGACTGAACTTCCTGATCATCGAGCGGATCCAATGCTCCGACCAAGTGGTACAAAGGCATCGATGGCTTGACAGTTTCGCTGACGTAACTGCTGATCCACTCGCCTTTGTAGCTGTCGCCCAGGTAGTGCCCAACATCATGGCTCATCCATTGTGTGCCATAAGTGCGGTAGCAATTCAAACCATGAACCTTTCCAAACCCATCGTGAATGGCTGCGTCAAAAGGACTTGCCGTCACCAATGCAGCTAACTTTGGAATGGGGTCTGCCAATTGAAGCTCTGTCGATAGCTGGTTGGTACAGTCAAGGAACTGATGTTCCAGAGCCACACCCAAATCGACGGGATGCCCGAACTCGCTATACGCTTTCGCAATCGCCTCAAAACGTTCAGCCAACTTCGTCATCGCACCGAGCGTTTCGTCGTAGGAAAGCTGTTTCGATGGATACGCCCAGATGTTCGACAAAGGCATCGATCCGAATCCTTGCCCCTGTTTGCCGTCTCGAGTCACGACGTCGATATGCACATTCAGCACGGTGGCTTTGTCAACGGCAACTCCCCCGAACTTCATCACCGTTCGATAGTCAAAATTTTCGTAGCTGATACGTACATCAGTGATCCGAATATCCGTCTGCTTCATCGTCTTGTATTGATCGAGCTGTTTTAATTTGATTGGAAGTGACGAGTTTACAGCTGCAGGCTTTCACAGGTGATCGATCCGGCCTATCCATGCGGCAATTATGCTGACTTTCACCCGATAGCGGGGAGAAACATTACATCCGATCCGTAGCAAGACCATTGACGGCTGGCTGCAGAAACAAGCGCCGAAGTCAAAACCCGAACCGGTCTTGGTGGTCGATGAAGGCTTTGCTTTCCGCTAAGATTCAGCAATACCATCCCTCGATCGAACAGAATCCTATGACGACTTTGCACGTCGAACATCTCCGTCGCACGTTTCAGTCAGCAGGTGAACCACTGCATGTCCTTCGCGACGTCAATATGGATGTCACCGGTGGCCAGTCGCTTGCCATCGTCGGCCCCAGCGGCAGCGGAAAGAGCACCCTACTGCAAATACTGGGAACGCTGGATCGCCCCGACGCTGGCACCGTTAAAGTCGATGGTGAAGATCCGTTCTTGCTCGACGACAAGCAAGTCGCACATTGGCGAAATCAAAAGATCGGATTCATCTTTCAAGACCATCATCTTTTGCCGCACCTTTCGGTGATCGAAAACGTTCTTGTTCCAACGCTTGCCGGCGGTCGTGCCACGGACCCATTGGTCGAACGTGCGCACGAGTTACTTCAATCAGTCGGTCTTGCGGAGCGGATTGAGCATTTGCCGAGCATGCTTTCCGGCGGCGAGCGGGAAAGGGTTGCGATTGCCAGGGCGTTATTGATGAGCCCCTCATTAATCCTGGCGGATGAACCGACTGGAAATCTGGATCGCAGGACGGCTGAATCCGTCACAGAAGTCTTGCAGAGTTTGCAAAAGCAGAATGGATCAATTTTGATTTGCGTCACACACAGCGAAACGCTTGCCAACGCGATGGATCGCCGTTTTGAATTGCTCGATGGCAAGTTGGTTGAATAAGATGCTGGCAAGTGGCTTCAATCGCTTTGCGAAATCAACCGCGAATGAATCCAGCTAGATCGGCAATGCGAAGTCTTCAAAACTACTTATGACACTTGCCTTCACGCCGTTGCATGAAACGACAACGGAATAAACTAGAACAGCAAGACCTCGCCGGCGTCAACGTGCTCTTCTTCTTGACCATCGTTTCCGACGTCTTGCACGATGTCTGCCAAGTTATCGTCGACAACCTTCCGGTTTTCGAACAAGGCTACAAGTTTTTGGATGTCATGCTCAGCCCGTTTTAAGCCTTGCGCAACTGGATCCTGGAACTGCAGATAAGAAAGTGTATCGCGAGACCGTTTAAGGATGTCGTTGTTGCGGCTTTCGGTCGATTCGAGAACCCGACTGAGCAGTGTGGATATCGACTGCGTTTCGCGTCGCACGTCGGTCATCTCTGCTCGGAATTCATCCGAAAACTCTGACAACGATTCCGCAATAGATACGGTCTCGGCTTCCAGCTTTGGCATCCCTTCGACGAACTCGGCGACAGAATCGGCGATCGTATGATTGGCTTCTTCAACACATTCGCTGAACGATTTCATTTCTTCGCCAAGCACGGCGAATGCGCGACCTTGTTCCCCCCCAAGGCGACTTGCTTCGATCTGAACGTTAAAAGCCAACACCTGGCTTTTCTTCATCAAGTGGGCTGTTTGTTTTGCCGCATCGTGGATCCGTCGCGACGTTTGGTTTGCCATACGAACGAGTTCAAGTTGCTTTGAAAAGCAGTCTTCGACGCGATTGACCAATGCTTCGATCATTTCCGACTGATGTTCAATGGCTTCGGAAATGGTGCGATCCTCGGCGTCAGCAGATTCACCATCCTTCGCCTCACCGCTTTCGGCGCGAACAAATCGAGCCAACGATTCGCGCAGCTCGTCGTTTCCGGACGTCGCAACGTCGACGATCGAGATCAATAGTTCGCCAATATTGAGCGCTGCGTCTTCTGTCGTCGAACGCATCTTCTCCATATCTTTCATGATACGAGAAGTCACTTTCCGACAGAAAGCGATTTGCCCGAATGAGGCTGTAAGTTTTGAAAAACCGAACATACTCTACCTTGTTCGTCTTTCGTATCTAATCAAACGACGGAAATCTCATGGGTTGATCGAACGAGACCCTGCGGTTGTAGACACGGGAACTGTTCAGTTGGTGTTGGTCAGCTTCTTCACCGCTGCGACAAGCATATCGGCTTTGAATGGTTTAACGATCCATCCACACGCGCCGGCTGCTTTCGCTTTGGCGATCAAGTCTTTGGCACCTTCGGTCGTCAGCATGATGATCGGCAGGCTCGCGAACTTGATATCTTTCTTGACCTCCGCGACCATCTCGATGCCATTCTTGTTCGGCATGTTGACATCGCAGACAACGCAATCAACGGACCCTGCTTTGATTTTTGCAACTCCGTCGACGCCATCAACAGCTTCGCTCACACTTAACCCCGCTTGGGAAAGTGCCGCGCACACCTGCTGGCGAACGGTCGCCGAATCATCAACAACTAGGACGTTAGTACTCATGGCGTCTAAATGGGGGTATGTAGGAAAATGGATTCGTAAAACTCTGGCTTACACAAAAGAGCACGCCGACTAGAAAAGATGCAGACTTCCCTCATCAGCACAGACAAGGTCAGGATGGTGCTCCCAACTTGAATCATCTGTGATGTTGACGTGCAGCAATACGATGACTGTTCCCAAGCTCATCTGCACGGCAAGGATGGTTTGCTCACTGCAACCGGTGGTGAAGCCAAGTTGCAAACCCTGAACAGAAACGGGCAATCCCATCTGGCAGTCCACGTGAAATGCAGCGAGATTATTTTTAAACCTTCCGGCCAACTGGTTGGTCAGTTCACCGACCCAATCAGTCGGACTGTCCGCTAACCCTTGGCACAAGGCGTTGATCGTGTCGACATTCGAAAGCAGACCGATCGAGCAGCGAACCTGATCTCCGCAAAGGCCGATCGATGAAGTCACCATTTCGTTGGACCGTGCGTAGTTGTCTGCCTCTTTGCGAAGAAGTTCCGCAGACGCCACACGATCAAGGAACTGCGGTTTAACTGCCGAATCCGAATAGAACTCGAACAGTTCGACCACAGCATTGGTGAATTCTTCGTCAATGATCTGAGAAGCTGAACGCATCTTTGGTCACCTCCAGTCGAATAATATTGGTACTCATGCAGTTCAAGCTGCCGAGATAAGCAGGTCTAAATCGATGCCGTGCGAAGCTAACAACTGGCACGTTTCGGGCGCCATCGCATCGGCGGGGAAAATGAATCGATAACAGGTTCCCTCACCCTTTCGGCTCTCAACTTCAATTGAACCGCCTAGCGACTCGGTCGCTTGCCTCAACGCGCCCATGCCGATCCCTCTGCCACTGATCGACGTCACTGTTTTTGAAGTGCTAAGCCCAGTCGCGAACAAAGCGTTTACGAGGTCGTCATCGGTTTGGAATGGTAGGGCACGATCCTGGGCAAGTTTCGCCACCCGATCCCAATCGATTCCCTTTCCATCGTCCGAGATCGAAACCACAAATCGCTCGTCTTTGATCGCGGTTTCCAAAATGATCGTTCCGAAATCGCTTTTCCCCATCAGTTGCCGATCTTCGACTTGCTCCAAACCGTGGTCGACAGCGTTGCGAATCGCATGAACGAGCGCGGACCAGAACGGCGACCAATGTTTCGGTTCGGTACGGAGGCTTCCTGATCGCACGAGAACATCGATGTTCCCTTTCTCCAGTTGCTTTGCCATTCGCTTTGCCTGTGTCGCAATACGCTTCAGGCGAACGTCTGTCGGTTCGAGCTTCCAAGCGGCGACCAATGGAGCCAAGTTCTCGGCGGGTTCACGATTGAGGATGCGTAAAAGCAGTTGGTTGTACTGATCATCCGTGAGACGATACTCGTCATCAGTGTCGCTGATCAGACGTCTTAAATTTGCTCGGACATGCGTCCAGCATTCGAATAGCTCTGACCAGATCGCGCCTTCAGACATTTCCCCCGACTCGGCAAGAGCAGACTCGATGTTGTGGCACGCGTCAGCTAAGCGTTCGATGCCAAAGATGGCCGCGTTTCCTTTGAGCGTGTGGATTTTGCGTTTGGTGACTGCTAGATCGACATGCTGGTTTTCTCGCAATCCGTCGATCAGTTCAGAAGACTCGTGAAAGAACTCCAAGAATCCGCTGCGGTCTTTTGTGATGCCGTCGAGCATCCGAATCAGCTCGCGACTTTCAGCTTCTAGTTTTTGGCGTTCAACTTCCGAAGTGATATCCGTCACAACGACAGTTAGGTGTTCTGGCTCTGTCGGTTCGATCGGGTAGTATTCGATCGAAAACGTGCTCGCCGCATTCTCAAACCGGGTCGGAAGCTGGTCCAACGTTACTTCGACAGGCATGATCCCTT comes from Stieleria sp. JC731 and encodes:
- a CDS encoding ATP-binding protein; translation: MFSSLARYIVLPAAVSDFENDYLARINRVFTIVLACHLPIFAAIAYFNDTDAIDAVVLTTAVLAGPLTALWTFKSRRAVSVVIGISAMFMGGLLVHFGQGPVQIEMHFYFFVLIALLAVFANPTVILAAATTAALHHLLLWYWLPSSVFNYDAPIWVVGVHAAFVVLESIAAVFIARSFFDNVIGLEKIVAMRTSELEARNDDMRMILNSVDQGFLTIDQHGSIQEERSKAVEVMLGEIKPGETLIDVIERHDRKAAEWLAFGLEEVFEGIMPVEVTLDQLPTRFENAASTFSIEYYPIEPTEPEHLTVVVTDITSEVERQKLEAESRELIRMLDGITKDRSGFLEFFHESSELIDGLRENQHVDLAVTKRKIHTLKGNAAIFGIERLADACHNIESALAESGEMSEGAIWSELFECWTHVRANLRRLISDTDDEYRLTDDQYNQLLLRILNREPAENLAPLVAAWKLEPTDVRLKRIATQAKRMAKQLEKGNIDVLVRSGSLRTEPKHWSPFWSALVHAIRNAVDHGLEQVEDRQLMGKSDFGTIILETAIKDERFVVSISDDGKGIDWDRVAKLAQDRALPFQTDDDLVNALFATGLSTSKTVTSISGRGIGMGALRQATESLGGSIEVESRKGEGTCYRFIFPADAMAPETCQLLASHGIDLDLLISAA
- a CDS encoding methyl-accepting chemotaxis protein; the encoded protein is MRSTTEDAALNIGELLISIVDVATSGNDELRESLARFVRAESGEAKDGESADAEDRTISEAIEHQSEMIEALVNRVEDCFSKQLELVRMANQTSRRIHDAAKQTAHLMKKSQVLAFNVQIEASRLGGEQGRAFAVLGEEMKSFSECVEEANHTIADSVAEFVEGMPKLEAETVSIAESLSEFSDEFRAEMTDVRRETQSISTLLSRVLESTESRNNDILKRSRDTLSYLQFQDPVAQGLKRAEHDIQKLVALFENRKVVDDNLADIVQDVGNDGQEEEHVDAGEVLLF
- a CDS encoding chemotaxis protein CheX, with product MRSASQIIDEEFTNAVVELFEFYSDSAVKPQFLDRVASAELLRKEADNYARSNEMVTSSIGLCGDQVRCSIGLLSNVDTINALCQGLADSPTDWVGELTNQLAGRFKNNLAAFHVDCQMGLPVSVQGLQLGFTTGCSEQTILAVQMSLGTVIVLLHVNITDDSSWEHHPDLVCADEGSLHLF
- a CDS encoding ABC transporter ATP-binding protein: MTTLHVEHLRRTFQSAGEPLHVLRDVNMDVTGGQSLAIVGPSGSGKSTLLQILGTLDRPDAGTVKVDGEDPFLLDDKQVAHWRNQKIGFIFQDHHLLPHLSVIENVLVPTLAGGRATDPLVERAHELLQSVGLAERIEHLPSMLSGGERERVAIARALLMSPSLILADEPTGNLDRRTAESVTEVLQSLQKQNGSILICVTHSETLANAMDRRFELLDGKLVE
- a CDS encoding GspE/PulE family protein, producing MKAVNSSSTATASSQRHPLIIQLLDRLDRLDPERLEDLWQSVGKDNCTVEESIIRCGLASETQIASCYSEHYLVPLFDPPINAAPPIDPSIASILPYRLCRDHLVAPLNDDGSILEVAVFAPDSLLLADEVRLLTGRQMRPMFAPLTVVERLLNVLYQGAEWTDPIPAMSDMDFEEIDDDECDEEDDVAVAESEVLHLDQSPPPGRDGRIIGYVNGLFEQALSLAATDIHLECYETSCRVRLRIDGVLTEISPPPVALVQNVTNRLKILAQMNVEERKLPQDGVITVRFGDDRVNLRMSTCPTINGENVAMKVLDKAAVPLDLSKLGLTRRQRKDLMESIRCQSGLMLVTGPTTCGKTTTVYSCLESLNDAETNLCTVEDPVEFRIDGINQMQTHSQDGFGYVEAAKALLRQDPDVLMVGELPDHQTADVCMRASMAGRVVLSTMHTEDAIGAIVRLQDMGIEAYRLADALRVIVAQRLIRRLCDECKVPYHLDQEISQRYGIPGDLQVFRAVGCDKCRKTGYRGRVAVFEVIRINDQLRQMILAGESSGAMKEFAVKKGMKLLAQSAMDKVVDGLTSFDEAVCLYNERR
- a CDS encoding response regulator — translated: MSTNVLVVDDSATVRQQVCAALSQAGLSVSEAVDGVDGVAKIKAGSVDCVVCDVNMPNKNGIEMVAEVKKDIKFASLPIIMLTTEGAKDLIAKAKAAGACGWIVKPFKADMLVAAVKKLTNTN
- a CDS encoding enolase C-terminal domain-like protein; amino-acid sequence: MKQTDIRITDVRISYENFDYRTVMKFGGVAVDKATVLNVHIDVVTRDGKQGQGFGSMPLSNIWAYPSKQLSYDETLGAMTKLAERFEAIAKAYSEFGHPVDLGVALEHQFLDCTNQLSTELQLADPIPKLAALVTASPFDAAIHDGFGKVHGLNCYRTYGTQWMSHDVGHYLGDSYKGEWISSYVSETVKPSMPLYHLVGALDPLDDQEVQSPTGDGLPDTLPQWIRHNGLTHMKIKLNGDDVQWDVERVVKVDRIAAEVQAERGVGQWYYSLDFNERCPNVDYLIEVLRRVKESSRLGFDRIQYVEQPTARDLKAYPDNKMHRAAELKPVVIDESLTDLETLLLAREMGYTGAALKACKGQSQSLLMAVAIKKLGMFLCVQDLTCPGASLIHSAGLAAHIPGVAAIESNSRQYCPVANEGWDSRFPGIFAVRNGSMDTSCLDGPGLGAV
- a CDS encoding Nramp family divalent metal transporter — protein: MNEVASPSKSTWVNRIGPGLVTACVVIGPGSILTSSKVGAQAGYSNLWVIVVAVGMMMTYVTMGMRLGAVTNVSIAQLVRDHLHPAVAVVIGVTVFFIASAFQFGNNLGTQAALSSYFDSNYWPLVLNGIVLMILFGFANLYKVLERLMACFVGIMLLAFTINLAFARPSVTEVARGLVPLDGIELELPLLGLVGTTFVISAAYYQSYLARFKGWTPANLRDGVADAGLSAIIMGLISAMIMATAAAVLRHRELESVGEVADALVPLFGEKGRVIFCVGLFAAAFSSFIVNSMIGGFILSDALRWGDRPDQKAPKALTAAVLLIGMVVAMYVVMTGVRPFTAIVAAQALTVIASPLIAGTMLYLCNLRTVMGEYRNGWMLNTLAVPGFIVLVGISFYTLTQKVWPAIAG